In Bacteroidota bacterium, a single genomic region encodes these proteins:
- the pnp gene encoding polyribonucleotide nucleotidyltransferase, whose translation MLYKNVQKITIPSGSGAEITIETGKLAKQADGAVVLRQGNTMLLATVVSNKEFREGADFLPLSVDYQEKYAAAGRFPGGFLKREARISNYEILISRIVDRAMRPLFPSDYYAEIQLLVSLISADDDIMPDSLVGLAASAAVCISDIPFAGPISEVRVAKIDGKYVVNPGIKQIKEATLNIIVAGSAKDVNMVEGEMKEVSEEELAEAIKVAHEVIKQQCAGQVELVKLAGREKRVYPEQEQDEELKLAVEKHFASKILEVARSFSPKNERSDALKKMLTEFIETLTEEELEKEHLVKRYFGELKKEVIRNFVLEDKVRLDNRKYDEIREIECEVDYLPAAHGSAVFTRGETQSLTSITLGNKMAEQMVDGALFQRFDRFMLHYNFLPFSTGEVKPQRGPARREIGHGNLAQRALEGIIPDTMVNPYTIRVVSDILESNGSSSMATVCAGSLALMDAGIKIKKPVSGIAMGLIIDDKGRYAILSDILGDEDHLGDMDFKVTGTEDGITACQMDIKVDGLSYEILAEALAQAKAGRLHILEEMKKAITEPRADYKPHVPRIEKLIVDNEFIGAIIGPGGKVIQKIQKETGAILSIEEDETGRGIVEITSTDKESMEKAVAWIKNIATKPEVGTIYNAKVKSIVDFGAFLEYIHGKEGLLHISEYSWERQNTLADVLKVGDMLDVKLVDFDKRSGKSRLSRKVLLPKPEFKKPESDKKE comes from the coding sequence ATGTTATACAAAAACGTACAGAAAATTACCATTCCATCGGGGAGTGGAGCCGAAATTACAATCGAAACAGGAAAATTAGCCAAACAAGCTGATGGAGCTGTTGTTTTAAGACAAGGAAACACCATGTTGCTAGCAACTGTGGTATCCAATAAAGAATTCAGAGAAGGAGCTGACTTCCTGCCTTTATCAGTTGATTATCAGGAAAAATATGCTGCTGCTGGTAGATTCCCGGGTGGATTCTTGAAAAGAGAAGCAAGAATTTCAAATTATGAAATATTAATATCAAGGATAGTTGATCGCGCTATGCGCCCGCTATTCCCTTCTGATTATTATGCCGAAATTCAATTATTAGTTTCATTGATTTCAGCAGATGATGATATCATGCCTGACAGTTTAGTTGGATTGGCAGCTTCAGCTGCAGTATGTATATCCGATATTCCTTTTGCAGGACCTATTTCTGAAGTCAGGGTAGCTAAAATTGATGGCAAATATGTTGTCAACCCAGGCATCAAACAAATTAAGGAAGCCACTTTAAACATCATTGTAGCTGGATCAGCTAAAGATGTAAACATGGTGGAAGGGGAAATGAAAGAAGTGAGTGAAGAGGAGTTGGCAGAAGCAATCAAAGTAGCTCATGAAGTAATCAAACAACAATGTGCAGGACAAGTAGAACTGGTTAAGTTAGCTGGAAGAGAAAAAAGAGTGTACCCTGAGCAAGAGCAAGACGAAGAACTTAAGTTGGCAGTTGAAAAGCATTTTGCCAGCAAAATTCTGGAAGTAGCACGTTCATTCAGTCCAAAAAATGAACGTAGTGATGCATTGAAAAAAATGCTAACCGAATTTATTGAAACGCTGACCGAAGAGGAACTTGAAAAAGAACATTTGGTAAAAAGATATTTTGGCGAATTAAAGAAAGAAGTCATCAGGAACTTTGTATTAGAAGACAAAGTGCGATTGGATAATCGTAAATATGATGAAATAAGAGAGATCGAATGTGAAGTTGACTATTTGCCAGCAGCACATGGATCAGCAGTATTTACACGTGGTGAAACACAATCATTAACATCTATTACATTGGGTAATAAAATGGCTGAGCAAATGGTTGATGGTGCATTATTTCAGCGTTTTGATCGCTTCATGTTACATTATAATTTCCTTCCTTTTTCAACTGGTGAAGTAAAACCACAAAGAGGTCCTGCCAGAAGAGAAATTGGTCATGGAAACCTTGCACAACGTGCATTGGAAGGTATTATTCCTGATACCATGGTAAATCCATACACCATTCGTGTAGTATCTGATATATTGGAGTCAAATGGTTCGTCTTCTATGGCAACAGTTTGTGCCGGATCTTTAGCATTAATGGATGCAGGTATAAAAATAAAGAAACCAGTTTCAGGAATAGCTATGGGTTTAATCATTGATGATAAAGGTCGTTATGCTATTTTATCAGATATTTTGGGAGATGAAGATCATTTAGGTGATATGGATTTCAAAGTAACTGGAACAGAAGATGGAATTACTGCTTGTCAAATGGATATTAAAGTGGATGGTTTATCCTATGAAATATTAGCAGAAGCTTTGGCCCAGGCAAAAGCTGGTCGTTTACATATTCTAGAGGAAATGAAAAAAGCGATCACAGAGCCCCGTGCTGATTATAAACCACATGTCCCTAGAATCGAAAAACTGATTGTAGATAATGAGTTTATTGGAGCTATTATTGGCCCAGGTGGTAAAGTTATTCAGAAAATTCAGAAAGAAACTGGAGCTATCTTATCCATAGAAGAAGATGAGACAGGAAGAGGTATTGTTGAAATTACTTCAACTGATAAAGAAAGCATGGAGAAAGCAGTGGCCTGGATTAAGAATATTGCAACCAAGCCTGAAGTTGGTACTATTTATAATGCCAAGGTAAAATCAATTGTTGATTTTGGTGCTTTCTTAGAATACATCCACGGTAAAGAAGGATTGCTACATATTTCTGAATACTCATGGGAAAGACAAAATACGTTGGCCGATGTGCTGAAAGTTGGAGATATGCTTGACGTTAAACTGGTCGATTTTGACAAGCGTTCTGGTAAGTCAAGACTTTCTCGCAAAGTATTACTCCCAAAGCCTGAGTTTAAAAAACCAGAATCAGACAAAAAAGAGTAG
- the rpsO gene encoding 30S ribosomal protein S15 yields the protein MYLTKEAKQDLFTQYGKNAEDSGSAESQIALLTKRISHLTEHLKVHRKDFSTQRGLYGLVGKRRRLLDYLIDRDIERYRKIIKELGIRK from the coding sequence ATGTATTTAACAAAAGAAGCTAAGCAGGATTTATTTACCCAATATGGTAAAAATGCTGAAGATTCAGGTTCAGCTGAGAGCCAAATTGCATTGTTGACAAAGAGAATCAGTCATTTAACTGAACATTTGAAAGTGCATAGGAAAGATTTTTCAACCCAAAGAGGTTTATATGGTTTAGTTGGAAAACGGAGAAGATTACTTGATTATCTAATCGATCGGGATATTGAGAGGTATCGTAAGATAATTAAAGAATTAGGAATCAGAAAATAG